Part of the Nicotiana sylvestris chromosome 5, ASM39365v2, whole genome shotgun sequence genome is shown below.
tgagcccctgGTTTATAAGCCCATTTGAcatgttgaggcgagttggggaggttgcttatgagcttgctttacctccttGCCTATCAGGAGTTCATCCTGTATTTCACATGTttatgctctggaggtatcacgccAACTTGTcacacgtgttagacttcagcactattcagctagatgagagcctaggttatgaggaggagccagtagccATTGTTGCtagacaggatcgccagttgaggtccaagaggattcCCGTGGTAAAGGTTCAgtagaggggccaaccagtcaatgaggcaacctgggagtccgaagAGGACATGCATAGCATATATcacacttattcagcacttcaggtatCAATGT
Proteins encoded:
- the LOC138868527 gene encoding uncharacterized protein, whose amino-acid sequence is MAPFEALYSWRCRSPIGWFELGEAMLYGTSLVKDALEKVKLIQERLRTTQSRQKSYVDQKARDVSFMVSEKFLLKVSPMKGIMRFEKKGKLSPWFISPFDMLRRVGEVAYELALPPCLSGVHPVFHMFMLWRYHANLSHVLDFSTIQLDESLGYEEEPVAIVARQDRQLRSKRIPVVKVQ